A section of the Babylonia areolata isolate BAREFJ2019XMU chromosome 31, ASM4173473v1, whole genome shotgun sequence genome encodes:
- the LOC143275980 gene encoding uncharacterized protein LOC143275980, whose translation MRGALENCRNKVEELRDDITEKEKTIEDERKRRKEAEKRLRQHLVDPYGSPEVNSELRNRLPRAGKADPLLDVQEVVESSEHSEADEEQLTTSRASGNKAYSSLSPKGAKRSNKSVRRVLNFQPPPRTPHHSQNGANQGSDTEGSGTEAEDAHHHREARSRQRRGRIKSHHSAAEPSSTFPPPHYRHYAPPGMPAYPVGHYPSPMYAAPFSLTPWSSVSSLGVMPPAYHPVGAGQARAGIPLSRSFPLLNGELAAGGFGASAAGLPGGAAEKTQPSCSADSVGASALNPDSHPSQPLVAASTNNQAPPSSELHSSPAQKPSNPFEQNPAAQKSAVPASELFSQSASSMGSSSYQGLPAALPRESEGRVGDGERFLPSFSHAGVPAFPMPLLHAGGSSPLMDVSARHTSLLQDEVGRLKDSNQQLAEKLAMCTKEVETLKLQILTETPKDGTLDSVAAQKLADLMSEVRAAEKRRREAMEARVAQAEQAKEQVIRDFENTLLRASIEKGSGRRLTMKDLSSASETEESDSEEDEEGEGMKELRADDPHHPAPPPRESGDAGRLASLKDALKEMKERSQRELCIYREELQVVMEQRDQALHQLQAERERTQLQHLHMPTQREQVMMAKISALQREKDRAESSLQQLKEEQVERNLYISLHKALFTDSALNETEKTDPAISKVRKKVAGDGVDDDDNDDNVGKEDESPVTMKEDNQLLEQLRQANQEKSLLQMRCEELEALCKQEKEEKNRLERLNGVLRRKLIAVANSDRQVSQEE comes from the exons ATGAGAGGAGCGCTTGAAAACTGCAGGAACAAAGTGGAAGAACTGAGAGATGATATAACAGAAAA agagaagaccATAGAGGATGAAAGAAAGCGGAGAAAAGAAGCTGAGAAACGGTTACGACAACATCTTGTTGATCCTTACGGCTCACCGGAAGTGAACTCGGAACTCCGCAACCGCCTTCCTCGGGCGGGCAAAGCAGATCCTTTGCTTGACGTGCAGGAAGTAGTGGAGTCCAGTGAACACTCTGAAGCAGATGAAGAACAGCTGACAACGTCCAGAGCATCAGGGAATAAGGCTTACAG TTCACTCAGCCCCAAAGGAGCCAAGCGCAGTAATAAGTCAGTTCGGCGAGTTCTGa ACTTTCAGCCCCCGCCAAGGACACCGCACCACAGCCAAAACGGTGCGAACCAGGGCTCTGATACGGAAGGCAGCGGGACAGAAGCCGAGGACGCCCACCATCACAGAGAAGCCAGGAGCAGGCAGCGACGAGGAAGGATAAAGTCCCATCACTCTGCTGCCGAGccttcctccaccttccctcctcctcaCTACCGACACTACGCACCACCAGGGATGCCCGCCTACCCTGTGGGTCACTACCCGTCACCGATGTACGCGGCGCCTTTCTCTCTGACGCCGTGGAGTTCCGTGAGTTCTCTGGGTGTGATGCCACCCGCCTACCACCCGGTGGGGGCGGGGCAGGCAAGAGCGGGGATCCCTCTGTCGCGGTCCTTCCCTCTGCTGAACGGGGAACTGGCTGCTGGAGGTTTTGGAGCCAGTGCTGCTGGTCTGCCTGGAG GTGCCGCAGAAAAGACGCAGCCTTCATGTTCAGCAGACTCTGTCGGCGCCTCAGCGTTGAACCCAGACTCACATCCCTCCCAACCCCTTGTGGCTGCCAGCACAAATAACCAGGCGCCGCCAAGCTCGGAACTTCACAGCTCCCCAGCTCAAAAGCCGTCAAACCCTTTTGAGCAGAACCCTGCTGCTCAGAAGTCAGCTGTCCCCGCCTCAGAGCTGTTTTCTCAAAGCGCGAGCAGCATGGGGTCGTCTTCTTACCAGGGCCTTCCTGcggctcttcccagggagagtgagGGTCGTGTCGGGGACGGTGAGCGTTTCTTGCCGTCTTTCTCTCATGCGGGGGTTCCGGCATTCCCCATGCCTCTGCTGCATGCAGGTGGGAGCAGTCCCCTGATGGATGTGTCGGCACGTCACACTTCGCTGCTGCAGGATGAGGTTGGACGACTGAAGGACTCGAATCAGCAA CTGGCAGAGAAGCTGGCCATGTGTACCAAAGAGGTGGAGACGCTTAAGCTGCAGATACTGACGGAGACCCCTAAGGACGGCACGCTGGATTCTGTTGCTGCCCAGAAGTTGGCAG ACTTAATGTCGGAGGTCCGGGCGGCGGAGAAGCGGCGACGGGAAGCGATGGAGGCCAGAGTCGCTCAAGCGGAACAGGCCAAGGAGCAGGTGATCCGCGACTTTGAGAACACCCTGCTGAGGGCCAGTATAGAGAAAGG GTCTGGCCGCCGCCTGACGATGAAGGACCTGTCGTCCGCGTCAGAAACGGAAGAGTCTGACtctgaggaagatgaagaaggggaaggaatGAAG gAGTTGAGGGCAGatgacccccaccacccagcccccccacccaggGAGAGCGGGGACGCGGGCCGACTGGCCTCCTTGAAGGACGCCCTGAAAGAGATGAAGGAGAGGAGTCAGAGGGAGCTGTGCATTTACCGGGAGGAGCTGCAGGTGGTGATGGAACAGAGGGACCAGGCCCTGCATCAG ctgcaggcagagagagagaggacccagCTGCAGCACCTTCACATGCCCACACAGCGAGAACAGGTTATGATG gCCAAAATCTCTGCACTGCAAAGAGAAAAGGACAGGGCAGAGAGCTCCCTTCAACAGCTGAAAGAGGAACAGGTGGAGAGAAACCTGTACATCAG CCTGCACAAAGCATTGTTCACCGACAGCGCTCTGAACGAAACGGAAAAGACCGACCCTGCCATCAGTAAAGTGAGGAAGAAAGTGGCTGGCGATggtgttgacgacgacgacaacgacgacaatgtcGGCAAGGAGGACGAAAGCCcagtgacgatgaaggaggataaTCAGTTGTTGGAACAGCTGCGTCAGGCCAATCAGGAGAAGTCGCTCCTGCAGATGAGGTGTGAGGAGCTGGAGGCACTGTGCaagcaggagaaagaggagaagaatag